The following DNA comes from Hahella chejuensis KCTC 2396.
TCCACGATCTTAGCGCTGTCAGACAGCAAGCAGGTCAACAGGAAGGCGTCCAGAAAACGGATTTGCGACTCGCTCACGCCGATAGGCGAGAACGGGTCCAAATCAAGGCAGCGCACTTCAATGTACTCAATCCCGCGGCGCTTGAGCGCCTGGATCGGCTTCTCGCCGCTCTGAGTCACCCGCTTGGGCCGGATGGTGTTGTAGTACTCGTTTTCGATCTGCAACAGGTTGGCGTTAAGCTGAATGTATTCGCCATCCCGCTGCAAGCCGATCGCCTCGTAACGAGGAAACGGCGTGTGCGTGGCGTCATACAGGGTTTTGACGTAGGTGCTGAGGTGATTAAAACAGATCTTCAGCGACGACTGCGCATTATTCTGGTACCCCAGATCGCTCATCCGTAAAGAGGTCGCATGAGGTAATCCCAGGGTGTCGGTCCCAAATTGATCCAGCTTATGATCGCGACCATTCAGGAAACTGCGGTCCAACGCCGGCGAGGCGCCGAACAGATACATCAACAGCCAGGACCAACGGCGGAAATTGCGAATCAATGAGAAATAGCTCTCTGATTTAAATTCCTGCAGCGGCGCGCTTTGCGCCAGCACTTCCTGATAAGCGCGCCAGAAATCATCTCCCAAGGAGAAGTTGAAATGCACGCCGGCGATGCTCTGCATAATGCGGCCGTAACGATAAGCCAACCCGCGTCGATAGACGTGCTTGATTTTACCCAGGTTGGACTCGCCGTATTCCGCGATGCGAATACTTTCATCCCCATCCAACAGACTGGGCATGCTGCCCGCCCACAGGGATTCGCCCGCAGGCAGATTGGCGTGTACGAACTGATGTATTTCCTGCAGAGAGGTCAGCAGTTCATCCACTTCACGAGTCACCGGAGTGATCAACTCCAGCAACGCTTCAGAATAATCCGTGGTGATATTCGGGTGGGTCAATGCGGAGCCCAACGCCTGCGGATGGTCGGACTGGGCGATGAAGCCCTTACTGTCGACGCGCAGACCTTCCTTTTCTATACCGCGATAGATATCCGCCAGCGCTTGGGGGTGACGACGTCTCAACTTTTCCAGTCGCGCCGCTAACTTCTCACTCATGCACGATTCCTTGCTCCAGGAACTAATATTGGAGGAGAGAACACTCTCCCCGCCTTCGCCGCCGCGTCGCTCCCGGCGAAACCCGCAGAGAGCGCGCAAAAATCTCCGCAGATGCGACCGTCCCTGGAATCACGGCAGTTATATTTAAATACTAGCCTTTCTTTCCTGGTTGCTGCTTCTGCGCTTTCAACAACAAGGCGCCGAACGAGCCCATGCCTCCCGCAGCGGATTCGTTACCGGCATTCCTCTTTTGTTTTTGAGGCTGCCGTCCGGCGTCGCGAGCGCCTGCGCTGGCGCCGCTTTGCACTTCGTCGTCCAGGCGCATGGTTAAAGCGATACGCTTACGCGCCGCGTCCACTTCGATAACCTTCACCTTCACTATGTCGCCCGCTTTGACCACTTCCCTGGGGTCTTTGACGAACTTGTGCGACAGAGCGGAGATATGCACCAGGCCATCCTGATGCACGCCGATATCCACAAACGCGCCGAAGTTGGTCACGTTGGTGACAGCGCCTTCCAACACCATGCCGGGCTTAAGGTCTTTAATATCCTCAACGCCTTCCTGGTACTGCGCGAACTTGAATTCAGGGCGCGGATCGCGGCCCGGTTTATCCAGCTCGGTCAGAATATCTTTGACCGTGGGAACGCCAAAATGTTCATCCACATAGTCATTCGCTTTCAGGCTGCGTAAGAATGTGGTGTCGCCAACCAGGGATCGCAAGTCCCGGCCATTTTTTTCTGCGATTTTATTTACCACTACATAGGCTTCCGGGTGCACCGCCGAGGCGTCCAGCGGGTTGTCGCCGTTCATGATGCGCAGGAAGCCGGCGGCCTGTTCGTAGGTCTTGTCTCCCAGACGCGGTACTTTAAGCAGTTGCTGACGATTCAGAAACGCGCCCTTGGCGTCGCGATAGGCCACAATGTTGCCCGC
Coding sequences within:
- the gshA gene encoding glutamate--cysteine ligase; protein product: MSEKLAARLEKLRRRHPQALADIYRGIEKEGLRVDSKGFIAQSDHPQALGSALTHPNITTDYSEALLELITPVTREVDELLTSLQEIHQFVHANLPAGESLWAGSMPSLLDGDESIRIAEYGESNLGKIKHVYRRGLAYRYGRIMQSIAGVHFNFSLGDDFWRAYQEVLAQSAPLQEFKSESYFSLIRNFRRWSWLLMYLFGASPALDRSFLNGRDHKLDQFGTDTLGLPHATSLRMSDLGYQNNAQSSLKICFNHLSTYVKTLYDATHTPFPRYEAIGLQRDGEYIQLNANLLQIENEYYNTIRPKRVTQSGEKPIQALKRRGIEYIEVRCLDLDPFSPIGVSESQIRFLDAFLLTCLLSDSAKIVDEECSIIEENFLTAVSRGRATDVELVRLLQNDYVQGGLQEWASRILEQVELCARELDAIKGGDSYAVAVRDARAKVNDPSLTPSARTYAAVSNGQSYVDWTLAMSQAHHQTLIANPLSPERMQHYVRAGEQSWADERALREADNLSFDAYLKQYLTYV